In Edaphobacter dinghuensis, a genomic segment contains:
- a CDS encoding secondary thiamine-phosphate synthase enzyme YjbQ: protein MSTMKAHTEYLTLHTDERYEMVHITPQVEEIVRRSGIDDGLCFVSPMHITAAIYVNDNEDGLIEDIGAWLEKLAPAWPGYKHHQTGEDNADAHLKALLLHHETTLPVTKGRLDLGTWQRIFYAEFDGQRPKRVIVKLLGVAKG, encoded by the coding sequence ATGTCAACGATGAAAGCGCATACCGAGTATCTGACGCTACACACAGACGAACGTTATGAGATGGTGCATATTACACCTCAGGTCGAAGAGATTGTGCGCCGCAGCGGCATCGACGATGGTCTTTGTTTTGTGTCTCCGATGCACATTACGGCTGCGATCTATGTGAACGACAATGAGGACGGCCTGATCGAAGATATTGGCGCGTGGCTGGAAAAGCTTGCTCCGGCATGGCCGGGATACAAGCATCACCAGACGGGCGAGGATAATGCGGATGCTCATCTGAAGGCGCTGCTGCTGCATCACGAGACGACGCTGCCGGTTACGAAGGGGCGGCTGGATCTGGGGACGTGGCAGCGTATTTTTTATGCGGAGTTCGATGGGCAGCGGCCCAAGCGCGTCATCGTGAAGTTGCTGGGTGTCGCAAAAG